The genomic segment GGCCAAGCCTCCGCCGTTGGTGGTGGGCATGACGATGTCGTCCACCACCAGCGCGGGCTCGTTCGCCGCGCCCGTGGGCAACACCGCCTACGGCAAGGTGGACGCGAAGGCGAAGAACCCCCAGGACGTGAAGGCGTACTCCGCCCCGAAGTACACGCCCATCTACCAGGTGGACTCCGAGCCCACGGTCGCCTCCGAGGTGAAGATTCCCTATCCGCCCGAGGCGCGCAGCGCGGGCATCGAGGGGACGGTGACGCTGTCCATCACCATCGACACCGAGGGCAAGGTCGTGGATGCGAAGATTGTCTCCGGCCCCGGCTACGGCCTCAACGAGGCGGCGCGCGACGCCGTCCGCCGCTTCCGCTTCAAGCCCGCCATCAAGAACGGCGAGGCCGTCTCCACCGAGATGAAGTACTCGTACACGTTCCTGCTGGACTGAGCGCGCCCCTCGCGACCGGGGCGCGGGGGCCTAGCGCTCGCGCGCCCGGCGCATGATGTCGCGCAGGGACTTCAGGTCCGCTTCCGGCATGTTCGCGATGACGGCGGGAGGCTCCGCCAGCCGCTCGAGCAGCCGCTCCCGCAGCGCCGCGCCCGCCTCCGTCAGCACCAGCATCTTCACGCGACGGTCGTGCTCGCTGCTGCGGCGCTCCACCAGCCCGCGGACCTCCATCCGGTCCACCAGCCCCGTCACGTTCGAGGCGTCACACGACAGGTAGCTCGCCAGGGTGCTCATGGCCAGCGGGCCTTCCCCCAACTGCCGCACCACGTGCGCTTGCACCGGCGAGAGGTCGAACTCCGCCGCCAGCGCCGGGAAGTTCCGCATGTGCGCGTGCATCACCTCGAAGAGCAGCGCCCACGCCTCATGCGCCAGTTCCTGCCCCGAAGCATCCACCGAAGGACCCACGCCCGAGCGGCGTCGCGCCTCCGCCGGCTTCCCCCCTCGCTCCATCTGTCCCTCACTCGTCCCGCTCATGATTTCCCTATGGTAATTCACTCGAATTACCTAAACAATTGACAACATCAACCTTTGATGGCAACTACATTCCGGAAATTCCACCATTGAACGGCCGGCTCCGCTAAATGGGGGACCGGACCACTCAGAGGGGACCTCGCAGGCGGTGCCGCCTGGAAGCGTCCTGCTGCGAGGGTCCGCCGGTTCGTGTCGTCTTCCGCCTGCTTTTCTGGTGCTCGCCAGGACGCTGGTGGCTAGAGGTTCCCCAGGATTTGTCCACCGTGACGAGTCCGGCCCGCGATCGAGCGGGCCTGTCGAGGAGGTAGGAGCGGTATGAGTTCCCTTCTGGCGCTGACCCTGTCGGCCACCCTGGCCGCGGCGCCCGTACTGACGCTGGACGAGGCCTTGGAATCGGCCCGCCAGCAGAACCTGGATTTGAAGATCGCGCAGGCCCGCCTGGACCAGGCGGAGACCGCGACGCGCAAGGCCTGGGCGGGGTATCTGCCCACGTTGACGGCCGGCGCGGCCCTCACGCGCAACTCGGACTCGGCACAGATTCCCCCGGGGCTCCTGGCCCCGGTGCCCATCACGCTCCAGCCGCTGTGGCTGCGCAGCGCCCGCGTGGAAGCGAAGCAGGCCGTCATCGCGCCGCAGCTCTTCGCGGTCATCTCGGCCTCGTACAAGGCGGTGAAGCTGGCGGAGCTGAACACGGAGACGGCGCGCCGCGAGATTCTCTTCGGCGTGGCGCAGGCGTACTACGGCGCGGCCGCGCAGCAGGAGGCCCTCAAGGCCCAGGAGCGGCTGCTGGAGCTGAACCAGGCGCGTGAGAAGGACACCCAGGCGCGCTTCGACGCCGGCACCGTGACGCGCGTGGCGCTGCTGCGCGCCCAGCTGGACCGCACCCGCGCCGAGCAGGACCTGGTGCGCGCGCGCAACGCGCTGGCCAGCCTGAAGCTGGCGCTGGGCACGCTCATCCAGCGCGAGCCGGACTTCGAACTCGCCGCCCCGCCCGAGCCGCAGGTCGCCGCCAAGCAGTCCTCCGACGCGCTGGTGAACGAGGCCCTCCAGAACCGCACCGAGGTCGCCGCCGCGGCCACGGGCGTCAGCCTCGCGCGCACCAACAAGACGGGCGTCATCCTCAGCTACCTGCCCAACCTGGGCCTGAGCGGCACCTACAACATCAGCAACGCGGCGGCCTTCACGGGCAAGAACGACTCGTGGGCCATCACCCTGGGCCTGAGCTGGACGCTGTTCGACGGCGGTCTGCGCGAGGCCAACCTCACCGAGGCCTCCGCCAAGGTCGTCGAGGCCACCCAGTCCCAGCGCCTGGCCGAGTCCCGCGTGCGCGAGGAAGTGCGCCGCTCGCAGCTCGACCTGGAGAACGCCCTGGCCAACCGCGCCAAGGCCGAGGAGTCGCTGTCCCTGGCGCGTGAGTCGTCTCGCCTGACGGACGTCAGCTTCAAGGCCGGCGTCGCCACGTACCTGGAGGTCGCGGACTCCAACACCGCGCTCACCGGCGCGGAGGTCGGCTTCGTGTCCGAGCGCCTCCAGGCCTCGCTGGCCGCGCTGCGCCTGCTCAAGGCCGTGGGCTCGTTCGAGTCCGGGACCACGCGCAAGGACGCCGCCACCCTCGACCAGCCGCAGGCGCCCGCCGCTCAGCCGCAGGCGCCCGCTGGGCAGCCCGCTCCGACGCCCGCGCCGCAGCCGTAGTCCCAGGCACGCCCGGCGCCGCCATCTGGGCGCCGGGTTCCCTGCCCGCCTGCAAGAGAGGAGCCCCGGGCTTGTAGCCGCCCCGGGGCGACCCCACCCTCGTGAGGAACTCCGCTTCCACGAGGAGGTCGTCATGGCGGATGCACAGTGGGGCAACTGCAAGGGCTGCCGGTTCTTCGCCAGCAAGAACGCGAGTCCGGAGGACCGTGAGGTCCACAACTGCAACCACCCGAAGCTGCGCCCCTTCGAGCTGGAGGTATCCGGGGCCAGTGGCTGCAACGTCTACGAGGCCCGAACCAGCCCCAAGGACGCCTACGAGGAGCCCGCTCCGTCCGTGCAGTAGGCCACGGGAGGATGGCGTGCTCCCTCACGCCCCAGAGGCCTCGCGCGCCAACGACAGCGGCGCGGCCTCTGGCTGAACCCCGTAGTAGATGCGCTCCATCAACCGGCGCTGGTGGACCAGCGGCTTGTCGAAGCGGTCCAGCCGCATGCCTTTGTGGCTGTAGGGCGTGTCCGCCACCATGGGGATGAAGCGCGCGTCATCGCGAACCTCCCACCAGGTGAGCCCCAGGGCGGCCTTGGCCGCGATCGGCAGGAATGGCCGCATCGCCCGGACGTCCGTGCGCAGGAACGAGAAGACGTGCAGGCGCGTGGTCATCGCCGTCTCCGGCACGAAGAAGATGTGCGCCTGCGTGACGAAGGGACGCGGCCGGCCCGCGGCGGTCACCCAGCGGATGGTGTACACGCTGCGCACCGGGTCGAACCGCGTCACCCAGTCATTGTGGAACGTGTCCCCCGGCGCCACGCCCAACAGCCGGATGATGGGCGCGGGCCGCTGCGGCGCGCGGTAGTGCACCTCGGTGCGGTCGTCGAAGTTGTGCGCCTCGAACTCCACCGCGTTCGTGTGCGGACCGTCCCAGCCCAGCCGCGTGTGCACGAACGGCGTGTGCTCGTCCTCGCTGAAGTTGTCGAGCGACACGTGCAGCGGCGCGCGGAACAGCGTGGAGAACGAGCCGCCGAACACGTAGTCCTCGGACTGCAGCTCCGGCAGCGCGGACAGCGGCGTGTCCTGCTGGGCCAGCCACAGATAGCCCCACCGCTCCACCACCTGGAAGCCGCGCGTGTCGCAGTGGCGCAGGTCCGGCTGGCTGGGATTGACGCCGTTGCCGTGCGAGTCGAAGCGCCAGCCGTGGTACGGGCACTCAAGCCGCCCGTCCTTCGTCACCCGCCCCCGCGACAACGGAGCGAAGCGGTGCGGACACGCGTCCAGCAGCGCCGCGGGGCGCCCGGCCGCATCGCGGAACAGCGCATAGGCCCGGCCCGCCAGCTCCACGCGAACGGGCTTGCGGCCCAGCGCGCTCGCCGGCAGCACGGGGTGGAAGTGGCGAACGACGTCGGGGGTAGGCTCCATGTCTCACGCAGTATAGCGGCGAGGCGCTCATACCCCGCCCTCTCGGATTCCTCCTGGAGCTTCGAGAAGTTGAGGCCGACATGAATTCTCTGGATTCCATGTCGGATGGCCGAACCGTCCGTCGGGGAGTCCACGCACCCTGGGCAGGTCGCGGGGGGAGCGCGCGCCGTGAATCCGCGTGGATGCGTGCGGGGGACAGGTCGCGCGGTGCATCCGGCCACGCATAGACTGCGCCCCCGTGGATGCCCCCACCCCCACCCAACGCCGACTCCGCCCGCGCGCGGTGTTGCTCCTGGTCCTCGCCCTGCTCGTGGGGCTCGGGGGGATGCTCCACGTCCGGGGGCTCATGCCCGCCGCGGTGCCCACCCTGTCGTCGCCGTTCAGCGTCCAGAGCTACTCGCGGGCGCTGACGCACGTGCGGTCGGATGGGCAGGTGGACTTCCCAGGGCTGGGGCATGACCGGGCCTCGCTGGATGGCTTCGTGGCGCAGCTCGCGTCGTGCTCGCCGCACAACCGGCCGGATGTCTTCGACACGCCCGAGGACGCGCTGGCCTACTGGCTCAACGCGTACAACGCGCTGGTGCTCCAGCAGGTGGTGGACGGCTATCCCTATCTGGAGAGCGTGCGGCAGCCCTGGCTGGGCCGCTTCTATTGGGGCCGCGCGTGGCCCGTGGGCGGCGAGCGGCTGACGCTGTGGGCCCTGGAGAACCGCATCCTCCGAGGCGAGTTCGAGGACCCGCGCATCCACTTCGCCCTCTTCCGTGGCACGCGCGGCGGGCCCCTCTTGGACGGCGCGCCATTCCAGGGCGAGTTCCTGGACGCGCAGCTCAACGACGCCAGCCGCCGCTACATGGCGGACCCTCGGCACGTGCGCCTGGAGGGCCACACGGTGCACCTCGCCGGGCTCTTCGACACGTACCGCGACGACTTCCTCGCCGCGCTGCCCGAGGGACGGCGCGGCACCGTGCTCCAGTTCGTCTGGGCCTTCCTCCCGGATGCGTGCGAGGAGCGGCCCGGCTGCGACACACGCTCGGACCTGGACCGGGCCTGTGGCACGAAGCTGGACAAGTGTCAGGTCGTCTTCGAGCCGGATGACGTGTCGCTCCCCGACGCCACCGCCCGCGCCGAGCGTCCCTGAGCGCGCGTCCGCAGCCACTTCTCCAGCCCCACCGTGGGCAGCACCACCGCGCCCACCAGCACGGACAGGCCCAGCTCCTTCGCGGACAGGCCCACGGTGCCGAACACGCGCTGCATGAAGGGCAGGTACATGAAGCCCGCTTGCAGCACGCACAGCGCGCCGATGCCCACGAAGACGAGCGGGTTGGAGAACACGCCCACCTCTCGCATCGAGCCCGTCAGCGTGCGGCACAGCAGCAGGTAGAACATCTGGAAGCAGATGACGGTGTTGACCGCGCTCGTCTGCGCCGCCGCCAGCGCCACCGCCTCGCCGTCCGCGCGCGCGTCGCGGGTGAACTCCCAGAGGAACAGGCCCACCGCGCCCACGGACATGAGCAGCGCCACCAGCCCGGTGCGCATCACCACGAAGTGGCTGAGCACCGGCGCGTTCGGGGCACGGGGCGGACGCCGCATGACGTCCCGCTCGCGCGCCTCGAAGGCCAGCGGGAGCGCCAGCGTCACCGTCGCCACCAGGTTGATCCACAAGAGCTGCGTGGGGAGCATGGCCATCAGCGGCTGGCGCACGCCGTCCACCTCGCGGATGGGGAAGAAGGCCACGCCGAACATCAGGATGAGCGCGAGCCCCAGGTTGGTGGGCAGCACGAACGCGAGCGACTTGATGAGGTTGTCGTAGACGCGCCGCCCCTCCTCCACCGCCGCGGCGATGGAGGCGAAGTTGTCGTCCGTCAGCACGATGTCCGCGGACTCGCGAGACACGGCCGTGCCGGTGATGCCCATGGCCACCCCGATGTTGGCCTGCTTCAGGGACGGCGCGTCGTTGACGCCATCGCCCGTCATCGCCACCACCTGCCCTCGGGCCTGGAGCGCGCGCACCACGCGCAGCTTGTGCTCGGGCGCCACGCGGGCGAAGACGTTCGACTCGCGCACCACCTCGGCGAGCCGCGCGTCATCCATTCCGGACAGCTCCGCGCCCGTCACGCCCCGCGTGCCTTGCGGCATCAACCCGAGCCGCGCGCCGATGGCCTCCGCCGTCGCCGGGTGGTCGCCCGTCATCATCTTCACGGTGATGCCCGCGCCGTGGCACACGCGCACCGCCTCGATGGCCTCCTCGCGCGGAGGGTCCATCATCCCCGCCAGGCCCAACAGCAGGAAGCCCTCGGCCATGTCCTCCGGGCGCAAGGTGGCCTGGGACTCGGGCACCTCCTTCCACGCCACCGCGAGCACGCGCATGCCCTCGCGCGCCAGCGCCTCCACCGCGTCCAGCACGCCCTCGGTCCCCAGTCCCTCCACCGGCGCGCAGCGGGACAGCACCACCTCGGGCGCGCCCTTGAAGAAGACGCCTCGCGCCCCGCGTCCCGTCTCGTGGAGCGTGGCCATGTACTGGTGCTCCGACTCGAAGGGGATGGTATCCACGCGGGGCTCTCTCGCGCGCAGGTCCTCCACGCGCAGGCCCACCTTCTCCGCGGCCACCACGAGCGCGCCCTCGGTGGGGTCGCCGGTCATCTCCCACAGCCCGCGATGGAGCTGGAGCGTGGACTCGTTGCAGAGCGCGCCCGCCACGAGCAGCGCGCGCACCTCGGCGGGCACGCCCACCACGGGCTGGCCCTCGCGCTGGAGCTGCCCTCGCGGCGCATAGCCCACGCCCGTGAGGGAATACCGTCCCTCCGGAGTCCACAGCGCCTGCACCGTCATCTCGTTGCGCGTGAGCGTGCCCGTCTTGTCCGAGCAGATGACCGTGGTGCTGCCCAGCGTCTCCACCGCGGGCAGCTTGCGCACCACCGCGCGGCGGGCCGCCATGCGTTGCACGCCGATGGCCAGCGCGATGGTGACGATGGCGGGAAGTCCCTCGGGGATGGCCGCGACCGCCAGGGTGATGGCCACCAGCACGGCCTCGTTGAGCGGATAGCCGCGCCCGATTCCCACGGCCATCAGCAGCACGGACACGATGACGATGGCCACCGTGATGGTGCGCCCCAGCACGGCCAACGCGCGCGTCAGCGGCGTCTGGAGGTCCGTGGCCTGCTCCAACAGAGAGGAGATGCGTCCCAGCTCGGTGGCGCCGCCCGTTGCCACCACCACCGCCGTCGTCGTCCCCGACGTGACGAGCGTGCCGCCGTGCACCAGGCTCGCGCGGTCCCCCAGCTCCGCGTCCGCGGGCACCTCGGGCACGGCCTTGCGCGCGGGGACGGACTCCCCGGTGAGCGCGGCCTCCTCCACCTGGAGGTTGCGCGAGGACAACAGCCGCATGTCCGCGGGCACCCGGTCTCCGGACGCCAGGCTCACCACGTCCCCAGGCACCAGGTCCGCGGCGGGGACCGACAGCCGCCGCCCGCCGCGCGTCACCGTGGCGTTCTCCGGCACCATGTGGCGCAGCGCCTCGATGGCCTTGCCCGCGCGGTACTCCTGCACGAAGCCGATGAAGGTGTTGAGCACCACCACCGCGGCCACCACCAACCCATCCGTCACCTTGCCCAGGAACATCGCCAGCCCGGCCGAGGCGACGAGCACCCAGATGAGCGGGTTGTTCACCTGCCGCCAGAGCAGGGCCAGCGGGCCATCCGTGCGCTCGCGCTTCAGCTCGTTGGGCCCGTGTCGCGCCAGCCGCTCGCGAGCCTCTGAATCGGAGAGGCCCGCCTCGGAGCTGTCCAACCGGGCCAGCGCCACCTCGGCGGGCAGCGCGTGCCATGCGGGCCGCGCACCGGACCGCTCGTCGAAACGGGGCGTGACTCCCATGGGCACCTTCCTCCTCGCGCAGGGAAAGGTGGTGATGCCCTCGCCTTCAGTCCGCCCGAGTGCTCGCGTGGCCCATCCACCAGTCGAAAGAGGATCGCCCTCGGAGGCGATGGTCCCCTCGACCCGAGCCCCCAGATTGAGCCCCGCCCGGGTCTACGCGTCGCAAGATAGACGGGCACACGAGCCCGCATGGAAAAGCTGCGCCGAGGCTTCGAGCATGTGCTGTGGGGCAGCCGCTTCATCATGCTGGCGGGCGTCCTGTTCAGCCTGTTGATGACGATGAGCGCCTTCTTCATGGCCACCGTGGACTCGCTCCAGCTCCCCGGCTACCTGGATGACTACGCGCGCTCGGACCTGCCCACGGATGAGCGCTCGGACCTGCGCGCCCAGCTGCTCACGCTCATCGTCAAGGCGGTGGACGGCTACATCGTCACCGCCATCCTCCTCATCTTCTCCCTGGGCCTCTACGAACTCTTCATGGGCCGGCTGGAGGTGGCGCGCGACTCACAGGTGACGCCGCAGTTGCTTCAGTCCTCCAGCCTCGAGGACCTCAAGGAGCGCATCGCCAAGCTGCTCGTGCTGGTGCTCGTCATCGAGTTCTTCCAGCGCGCCGTGCGCCTGGACGTCAACACCGCCAAGGACCTGCTCCTCATGGCGACGGGCATCCTGCTCATCGGCGCGACGCTCTGGATTGGCCGGCTCAACCTGCACGAGAAGCACTGAGGCCCAAGAGCCCCGCGCCAATGAGGCCGCTGTCGTCGCCCAGCTCGGCGTCCACGATGAGCAGCCCCTCGCGCGACACCTGCGAGGCCCAGGCTTGCACGCCCTCCACCAGGCGGCGCCGGATGCCCGGGCAGTTCATCAGCACACCGCCGCCCAGCACCAGCCGCGCCGGGTTGAGCACCGTCACCTGATTGGCCACCGCCAGCGCCAGGAACTGCGCCGCGCGGTCATGAATCTCCTGGGCCTCTTCGTCGCCGGCCTCCGCGGCCTGCTCCAGCAGCACCGGCGTGACGAGCGCGGGGTCTCCGCCCGTCAGCTTCGCGAGCATGGGAGAGCGCCCCGCCGCGAGCAGCTCCCGCGTCAGCGCGATGAGGTTGTGCCCGCCCGCGTAGGCCTCCAGGCACCCCAGCTCGCCGCAGCCGCAGCGCCGTCCGCCCGGCACGACCTTGATGTGGCCCAGCTCGCCCGCGACCCCGCCCGCGCCGCCCACCAGTCGACCATCCGCGATGATGGCGCTGCCCACGCCCGAGCCCACGAAGGCCACCAGCATGTCCTGCGAGCCGCGCCCCGCGCCGGCGTGCAGCTCGCCCCAGGCCGCGGCGGACAAGTCGTTCACGAGCTGCACGGCGCAGCCGAGCTTCGCGCCCAACATCTCGGCCAGGGGAACGTTGCGCCAGCCGAGGTTGGGCGCCACGGCGAGCACGCCGGTGTCCTTGTGGATCTGCCCCGCGGCACCCACCACCGCGCAGCCGTCCACCTTCACGCCCGCCCCCGCCCCCGCCACCGCCTCGCGGGCGACCTGGGCCAGCGTCTCCACCACCGCGGTCGGGCTGCGCTCGGCGAGCGGCCGCTTGGCCACCGAGAGCAGCGCTCCCGAGGCATCCACCACCGCGGCCCGGGCGAAGGTCCCGCCCAGGTCGATTCCCAGCGTCGGCATGGCGTGCAGTCTCCTCCTCGCGCCCCCAAGAATCCGGCGAGCGCCCGTCAGCCCTTCAGCCGCGCCACCAGCGAGGCCATGAGCGCGGCGAGCTCCTTCTGCTTCGCCTCGTCCTTCAGCGCGCCCTCGGGAGTGAAGGCCTCCATCGCGCGCGGGATGTGCACCTGCGTGGGCAGCACGTGCGCGCCCATGAAGGCCAACACCTGCCGCAGGTGCGGCTGCATGCGCGACGTGCCGAACACGCCCGGCGTGGCGCCCATCATCGCGGCCCACTTCTCCTTGAAGCGCTGCCCAGGCGCACGCGAAGCCCAGTCGATCGCGTTCTTCAGTCCGCCGGGGATGGACGAGTTGTACTCGGGGCTGGCGATGATGAAGCCCTGCGCCTTGTCCATCCGCTCCCGCAGCTCCACCGCGGAGGCGGGCAGGCCCGCGGCCTCGACGTCGCCGTCGTAGATGGGCAGGTTCAGCGCGCGGAGGTCCACCACGTCCACCTCGGCCCCCAAGGCGCGCGCCTGGGCCGCCGCCGCGTCGCGCAGCATGGAGTTGAACCCGTTGGCGCGCAGGCTGCCGCTGAGGGCCGCGATCCGCGGCGCCCCGCTCAAGCGCCCACCTCACGCTGGGCCTGGGCCACCGTGTTGTCGATGAGGGCTTGGATCTCCTTGAGCCGCGCCTCGGTGCTCGCCTCGAAGCGCAGCACGAGGATGGGCTGCGTGTTGGAGGCGCGGATGAGGCCCCAGCCGTCCGGGAACGTCACGCGCACGCCGTCCACGTCGATGATGCTGTGACCCGCGGCGCGCAGAATCTCCGTGGCGCGCTTCACCATCGCGAACTTCTTCTCCTCCTTCGTGTCGAAGCGCAGCTCGGGGCTGGCGTACGTCTTCGGCACGTCCGCGAGCAGCTCGGACAGCTTCTGCTTCTCGTGGGTGAGGATCTCCAGCAGGCGCGCGGACGAGTACACCGCGTCGTCGAAGCCGAAGTAGCGGTGCTTGAAGAAGATGTGGCCGCTCATCTCGCCGGCCAGCTCCGCGTGCTCCTCCTTCATCTTCGCCTTGATGAGCGAGTGGCCCGCCTTCCACATCACCGGCTTGCCGCCGCGCTTCGCGATGTCGTCGTACAGCGTGTAGCTGCACTTCACCTCGCCCACGATGGCCGCGCCCGGGGCCTCCTTCAGCACGTAGCGGCTGAAGAGGACCATGAGCTGATCGCCCCAGAGGATGTTGCCCTGGTCGTCGATGACGCCGATGCGGTCGCTGTCGCCGTCATAGGCGATGCCCACCTCGGCCTTCTCGCGCTTCACCGCCGCGATGAGGTCCTGGAGGTTCTCCACCACCGTGGGGTCCGGGTGGTGGTTGGGGAAGGTGGCGTCCATCTCGCAGAACAGGGGCACCACGTCGAAGCCCATGCTCTGGAACAGCGGCACCGCGATGGCGCCGCCCGTGCCGTTGCCGGCGTCGATGACGATGCGCATGCCCTTGCGCCCCACCTTCACCGTCTGCCGGACGAAGTGGTTGTAGGGCGTGATGATGTCGAAGGACTCCACCGTGCCGGGCTTGGCCGAGGTGGCGAAGTCGCGCGCCTCGATGAGCCGGCGCAGCTCTTGAATCTCCGGGCCGTGGAAGGTCGTCTTGCCCGCGCCAATCTTGAAGCCGTTGTACTCGGGCGGGTTGTGGCTGCCGGTAATCATCGCCAGCCCGTCCACGGGCAGCGTGTTGGCCGCGAAGTACGTCAGCGGCGTGGGCACCACGCCCACGTCGAGCACGTTCAACCCGGTGGACGTCAGGCCCCGCGCCAGCGCGTCGCGGAAGCGCGTGGAGGACTCGCGGCAGTCGCGCCCCACCACGATGGAGGTCCCGCCCTTGCGGCGGATGATGGTGCCCAGGCCCTTACCCAGCAGCTCCACCACCTCGATGGTGAGGTCCTTGTCCACCAGACCCCGGATGTCGTACTCGCGAAAGATATGGGTGTTCATGAAGGTGTCCCCGCGCCTCCTCACGGCCGGAGGGCGTAGCAGA from the Myxococcaceae bacterium JPH2 genome contains:
- a CDS encoding TonB family protein translates to MSQAVLDAPLQPRDRATRGVVAFLLISLALHGVGFWWLGHVADRPRPEVVRPVELVMVEVNKPPPPPPPEEKKEEPKPPPPKVKPVKPPPVKVAEAPKPPPPSQAPPPPNDTPPPPQAKPPPLVVGMTMSSTTSAGSFAAPVGNTAYGKVDAKAKNPQDVKAYSAPKYTPIYQVDSEPTVASEVKIPYPPEARSAGIEGTVTLSITIDTEGKVVDAKIVSGPGYGLNEAARDAVRRFRFKPAIKNGEAVSTEMKYSYTFLLD
- a CDS encoding MarR family transcriptional regulator, whose amino-acid sequence is MSGTSEGQMERGGKPAEARRRSGVGPSVDASGQELAHEAWALLFEVMHAHMRNFPALAAEFDLSPVQAHVVRQLGEGPLAMSTLASYLSCDASNVTGLVDRMEVRGLVERRSSEHDRRVKMLVLTEAGAALRERLLERLAEPPAVIANMPEADLKSLRDIMRRARER
- a CDS encoding TolC family protein; this translates as MSSLLALTLSATLAAAPVLTLDEALESARQQNLDLKIAQARLDQAETATRKAWAGYLPTLTAGAALTRNSDSAQIPPGLLAPVPITLQPLWLRSARVEAKQAVIAPQLFAVISASYKAVKLAELNTETARREILFGVAQAYYGAAAQQEALKAQERLLELNQAREKDTQARFDAGTVTRVALLRAQLDRTRAEQDLVRARNALASLKLALGTLIQREPDFELAAPPEPQVAAKQSSDALVNEALQNRTEVAAAATGVSLARTNKTGVILSYLPNLGLSGTYNISNAAAFTGKNDSWAITLGLSWTLFDGGLREANLTEASAKVVEATQSQRLAESRVREEVRRSQLDLENALANRAKAEESLSLARESSRLTDVSFKAGVATYLEVADSNTALTGAEVGFVSERLQASLAALRLLKAVGSFESGTTRKDAATLDQPQAPAAQPQAPAGQPAPTPAPQP
- a CDS encoding Rieske 2Fe-2S domain-containing protein, with the protein product MEPTPDVVRHFHPVLPASALGRKPVRVELAGRAYALFRDAAGRPAALLDACPHRFAPLSRGRVTKDGRLECPYHGWRFDSHGNGVNPSQPDLRHCDTRGFQVVERWGYLWLAQQDTPLSALPELQSEDYVFGGSFSTLFRAPLHVSLDNFSEDEHTPFVHTRLGWDGPHTNAVEFEAHNFDDRTEVHYRAPQRPAPIIRLLGVAPGDTFHNDWVTRFDPVRSVYTIRWVTAAGRPRPFVTQAHIFFVPETAMTTRLHVFSFLRTDVRAMRPFLPIAAKAALGLTWWEVRDDARFIPMVADTPYSHKGMRLDRFDKPLVHQRRLMERIYYGVQPEAAPLSLAREASGA
- a CDS encoding DUF547 domain-containing protein; amino-acid sequence: MLHVRGLMPAAVPTLSSPFSVQSYSRALTHVRSDGQVDFPGLGHDRASLDGFVAQLASCSPHNRPDVFDTPEDALAYWLNAYNALVLQQVVDGYPYLESVRQPWLGRFYWGRAWPVGGERLTLWALENRILRGEFEDPRIHFALFRGTRGGPLLDGAPFQGEFLDAQLNDASRRYMADPRHVRLEGHTVHLAGLFDTYRDDFLAALPEGRRGTVLQFVWAFLPDACEERPGCDTRSDLDRACGTKLDKCQVVFEPDDVSLPDATARAERP
- a CDS encoding HAD-IC family P-type ATPase, with product MGVTPRFDERSGARPAWHALPAEVALARLDSSEAGLSDSEARERLARHGPNELKRERTDGPLALLWRQVNNPLIWVLVASAGLAMFLGKVTDGLVVAAVVVLNTFIGFVQEYRAGKAIEALRHMVPENATVTRGGRRLSVPAADLVPGDVVSLASGDRVPADMRLLSSRNLQVEEAALTGESVPARKAVPEVPADAELGDRASLVHGGTLVTSGTTTAVVVATGGATELGRISSLLEQATDLQTPLTRALAVLGRTITVAIVIVSVLLMAVGIGRGYPLNEAVLVAITLAVAAIPEGLPAIVTIALAIGVQRMAARRAVVRKLPAVETLGSTTVICSDKTGTLTRNEMTVQALWTPEGRYSLTGVGYAPRGQLQREGQPVVGVPAEVRALLVAGALCNESTLQLHRGLWEMTGDPTEGALVVAAEKVGLRVEDLRAREPRVDTIPFESEHQYMATLHETGRGARGVFFKGAPEVVLSRCAPVEGLGTEGVLDAVEALAREGMRVLAVAWKEVPESQATLRPEDMAEGFLLLGLAGMMDPPREEAIEAVRVCHGAGITVKMMTGDHPATAEAIGARLGLMPQGTRGVTGAELSGMDDARLAEVVRESNVFARVAPEHKLRVVRALQARGQVVAMTGDGVNDAPSLKQANIGVAMGITGTAVSRESADIVLTDDNFASIAAAVEEGRRVYDNLIKSLAFVLPTNLGLALILMFGVAFFPIREVDGVRQPLMAMLPTQLLWINLVATVTLALPLAFEARERDVMRRPPRAPNAPVLSHFVVMRTGLVALLMSVGAVGLFLWEFTRDARADGEAVALAAAQTSAVNTVICFQMFYLLLCRTLTGSMREVGVFSNPLVFVGIGALCVLQAGFMYLPFMQRVFGTVGLSAKELGLSVLVGAVVLPTVGLEKWLRTRAQGRSARAVASGSDTSSGSKTT
- a CDS encoding YqhA family protein, which codes for MEKLRRGFEHVLWGSRFIMLAGVLFSLLMTMSAFFMATVDSLQLPGYLDDYARSDLPTDERSDLRAQLLTLIVKAVDGYIVTAILLIFSLGLYELFMGRLEVARDSQVTPQLLQSSSLEDLKERIAKLLVLVLVIEFFQRAVRLDVNTAKDLLLMATGILLIGATLWIGRLNLHEKH
- a CDS encoding ROK family protein, translated to MPTLGIDLGGTFARAAVVDASGALLSVAKRPLAERSPTAVVETLAQVAREAVAGAGAGVKVDGCAVVGAAGQIHKDTGVLAVAPNLGWRNVPLAEMLGAKLGCAVQLVNDLSAAAWGELHAGAGRGSQDMLVAFVGSGVGSAIIADGRLVGGAGGVAGELGHIKVVPGGRRCGCGELGCLEAYAGGHNLIALTRELLAAGRSPMLAKLTGGDPALVTPVLLEQAAEAGDEEAQEIHDRAAQFLALAVANQVTVLNPARLVLGGGVLMNCPGIRRRLVEGVQAWASQVSREGLLIVDAELGDDSGLIGAGLLGLSASRAG
- a CDS encoding NAD(P)H-dependent oxidoreductase, whose protein sequence is MSGAPRIAALSGSLRANGFNSMLRDAAAAQARALGAEVDVVDLRALNLPIYDGDVEAAGLPASAVELRERMDKAQGFIIASPEYNSSIPGGLKNAIDWASRAPGQRFKEKWAAMMGATPGVFGTSRMQPHLRQVLAFMGAHVLPTQVHIPRAMEAFTPEGALKDEAKQKELAALMASLVARLKG
- a CDS encoding phosphomannomutase/phosphoglucomutase, which gives rise to MNTHIFREYDIRGLVDKDLTIEVVELLGKGLGTIIRRKGGTSIVVGRDCRESSTRFRDALARGLTSTGLNVLDVGVVPTPLTYFAANTLPVDGLAMITGSHNPPEYNGFKIGAGKTTFHGPEIQELRRLIEARDFATSAKPGTVESFDIITPYNHFVRQTVKVGRKGMRIVIDAGNGTGGAIAVPLFQSMGFDVVPLFCEMDATFPNHHPDPTVVENLQDLIAAVKREKAEVGIAYDGDSDRIGVIDDQGNILWGDQLMVLFSRYVLKEAPGAAIVGEVKCSYTLYDDIAKRGGKPVMWKAGHSLIKAKMKEEHAELAGEMSGHIFFKHRYFGFDDAVYSSARLLEILTHEKQKLSELLADVPKTYASPELRFDTKEEKKFAMVKRATEILRAAGHSIIDVDGVRVTFPDGWGLIRASNTQPILVLRFEASTEARLKEIQALIDNTVAQAQREVGA